In a genomic window of Anomalospiza imberbis isolate Cuckoo-Finch-1a 21T00152 chromosome 5, ASM3175350v1, whole genome shotgun sequence:
- the ARHGEF5 gene encoding rho guanine nucleotide exchange factor 5 has translation MESEETGEGGTTPPGASSITGEAWDSSAVEGEHHATHAAAEMSTSPSNSAKGAELNTPKDCLAAPGEAAEMLGRPSNSMQKVPAGLEQGDTEPQKGLSELEGEMFLEEGGLDYSLKLMQLELVDLESNQDPSSHSRVQDEPAPGSPVLQAVKLSTEFPQCHAELAFHGSDPQQTKSPLADAISSQRETPKCFLVCKTVSEGHYKAEPFLDNISKDSLQEVDAGAEQEQSTKKLAPAPDEQPTSEGAVEDTAKPYTSEDVQESLRAPQGLEKNTESSSSHQFSSTLTCDSQMSSLQTEGNTSAGETENTSMVKDQGMVPKESSSASKCLNLEDDHRKTEGRPAPSAESAFEGKSTAKRTEEVNASQHKEPAWEEAASELQQEDEEEECKEQNLPEEGKPLELKDQKNKEQNEQEQLQRGELRLGKDLKLEALSSAFGSEIPSVPRHNLDVCVLEYASLSEQTGSAFPPGEPVSVDQHPGEDMLLKARDTEEGSGCQPPAVDPLSSNNQNPGGETPHMCHISDQAEDLEDSGHFSIRGQDIGEAHWDDKTRLGRENEHSDGHGKAVQRFDKRDASLCGGVTAPFSAENPEALVPAHPSSATSNLEPPDLIDLHPITGKAELWNFIPASPSETTSAVSVPEQEGARIAFVTPKLCPGTSLNELSDSAGKPSNQAVPAQGWDPTPAESVVRTGAREAKTSHELLTSEEGFHEDPSGPSSFSVMYTSSLPLQGSFPEDRRSVASIVGPLEASQTPGRTSTPLSHPETIQQNSPQKSAIIQGKETAADVDRKTQVPLFDEPDCSLYQKEPGSRISSVLSTLTWPSEDDMVLAVNQQGQPLSPVSHSSLPLVSEPDAKQLPHPPFHAQRPSQAQVPALHANHLVPPPAPEGYQLLAPRPHSRPPPSCGMDDGKLRAIHSPPSHPLRTATSASDANSVASASDGESLAERDDLVPVSGEWDLGDSDPHDTETSDDSGVSLLTKSFLALGNEMLVGCSDTNPETADPHMDIESGKSSPDHPSWPSLEGLITSPDSKSRDSAQLLPMLAFTNPIHFLQLSPPSPPTTRTTFQDEELRWEQPAGSFGGDTKSIQAPRAVTEKTEGERRVRQRLEGGDHQPKAERAKHAPLEKSSSWPDKKTIGVAVQDPAANQENPVKSRVKTKDWHRQGLKRMSVPPDILQQVSSVPSEEEAHKAHREPPVSSETVIMREKKPADTTENFKRRHSKLINSSRLLYQEYSDVALNKAIQSQKRVDYPEDIESSFPSSPRLRRKVLSPQDSYLQRLSVSSNASLWQDIPMIRGSRMLLNMSREDQRLQEAKFELIISEASYLRSLNVAVDHFQRSAELQAMLTNQERQWLFSRLSDVRDVSASFLFDLEEKFEEDMFTFRVCDVALKHAPDFRRVYLPYVTNQTYQEQTFQRLLNGNAGFQQVLERLESDPVCQRLSLKSFLILPFQRITRLKLLLQNILKRTRPKSEEEVQATQAYDALEKLIKDCNENVQRMKSTEELIYLSQKIEFECKIFPLISQSRRLVKCGELTALDFNNLSPKWKVTTRPIYLHLFNDCLLLSRPKEGGRFVVFDHAAFSYVRGEKCEMKLHGANKNLFRLFLLQNNQGKRVEFLFRTETHSEKLRWISALAPPRGEPDLLECPDAPQVQCIKTYKARENDELALEKADIIMVMQYSNDGWIEGVKLSDRERGWFPSEHVENISSKHVRQKNLKEEQRVKNAKQQVFCKK, from the exons ATGGAGTCTGAAGAAACAGGCGAAGGAGGTACCACTCCCCCAGGAGCCAGCAGCATTACTGGGGAAGCCTGGGATTCTTCAGCTGTGGAAGGAGAGCATCATGCCACTCATGCAGCAGCTGAAATGAGCACCAGCCCATCTAACTCTGCAAAGGGAGCAGAGCTCAACACACCCAAGGACTGCCttgctgctccaggggaagcagcagagatgctggGCAGACCCTCTAACTCTATGCAAAAAGTGCCAGCAGGACTGGAACAAGGGGATACAGAGCCTCAAAAGGGACTCTCAGAACTGGAAGGAGAAATGTTTTTGGAGGAGGGTGGACTGGATTATTCTCTGAAACTTATGCAATTGGAACTGGTTGACCTGGAAAGCAACCAGGACCCTTCCTCTCACAGCAGAGTTCAGGATGAGccagcccctggcagccccgTCCTACAGGCTGTGAAGCTCAGCACTGAGTTTCCTCAGTGCCATGCAGAACTGGCTTTTCATGGCTCAGACCCTCAGCAAACGAAGTCCCCTTTGGCTGATGCCATTTCCTCTCAGAGAGAGACACCTAAGTGCTTTTTGGTGTGTAAAACTGTTTCAGAAGGGCATTATAAGGCTGAGCCCTTTCTGGATAACATCTCCAAGGATTCTTTGCAGGAGGTTGATGCtggtgcagagcaggagcaaAGCACCAAAAAGTTGGCACCAGCACCTGATGAGCAACCTACCTCAGAGGGAGCAGTAGAAGACACAGCTAAACCTTACACTTCTGAAGATGTTCAGGAAAGCTTAAGAGCACCCCAGGGTTTGGAAAAGAATACAGAATCTTCCTCTTCCCATCAGTTTTCTTCCACCTTAACATGTGACAGCCAAATGAGTTCACTACAAACGGAGGGAAACACCTCAGCTGGTGAAACAGAGAATACCAGCATGGTCAAAGACCAGGGAATGGTTCCTAAAGAGAGCTCATCTGCTTCCAAATGCCTTAATCTAGAAGATGATCACAGAAAAACTGAGGGCAGACCTGCCCCTTCAGCAGAGAGTGCTTTCGAAGGAAAGAGTACTGCTAAAAGGACAGAGGAAGTGAATGCTTCACAGCATAAGGAGCCAGCTTGGGAGGAGGCAGCATCTGAACTTCAGCAAGAAGATGAGGAAGAAGAGTGCAAAGAGCAGAATCTGCCAGAAGAAGGCAAACCTTTGGAGCTCAAAGATCAGAAAAACAAGGAACAAAATGAGCAGGAGCAACTGCAGAGGGGAGAGCTCAGACTGGGGAAAGACCTGAAACTAGAGGCTCTATCATCAGCTTTTGGGTCAGAGATACCTTCTGTTCCCAGGCATAATTTGGATGTATGTGTTTTGGAGTATGCTTCCTTGTCTGAGCAAACAGGATCAGCATTTCCTCCTGGGGAACCTGTCTCTGTGGATCAGCATCCTGGTGAGGATATGCTGCTGAAAGCTCGTGACACAGAAGAAGGTTCTGGATGTCAGCCACCTGCAGTTGACCCTCTGTCCTCAAATAACCAGAACCCAGGGGGGGAAACTCCACACATGTGCCACATCTCTGACCAAGCAGAAGACCTGGAGGACTCTGGCCACTTTTCCATCCGTGGTCAGGATATTGGAGAAGCTCACTGGGATGATAAGACACGACTGGGCAGGGAGAATGAGCACAGTGATGGTCATGGAAAAGCTGTCCAGAGGTTTGATAAAAGAGATGCATCACTCTGTGGAGGGGTAACAGCACCTTTTAGCGCAGAGAACCCAGAGGCCCTTGTTCCAGCACACCCTTCCTCTGCTACCAGTAACTTGGAGCCACCTGATCTTATAGATCTTCATCCTATAACAGGAAAAGCTGAGCTCTGGAACTTCATTCCAGCTTCCCCCTCAGAGACCACCTCAGCGGTATCTGTTCCAGAGCAGGAGGGTGCCAGAATAGCCTTTGTGACCCCCAAACTCTGTCCTGGCACCAGCCTGAACGAGCTGTCAGACTCTGCAGGGAAGCCATCCAATCAAGCTGTTCCTGCACAAGGGTGGGACCCAACACCAGCAGAATCTGTTGTAAGGACAGGTGCAAGGGAGGCCAAGACTTCCCATGAACTCCTTACTTCTGAGGAAGGCTTTCATGAGGACCCTAGTGGCCCATCTTCTTTCTCTGTAATGTACACGAGCTCCCTTCCTCTACAAGGGAGCTTTCCTGAGGATAGGAGGTCTGTGGCTAGTATTGTAGGGCCTCTAGAAGCATCCCAAACACCAGGAAGGACTTCCACTCCCCTGAGCCACCCTGAGACAATTCAGcaaaattctccccaaaaaagTGCCATTATACAAGGAAAAGAAACGGCAGCAGATGTGGATCGTAAAACACAAGTGCCTTTATTTGATGAGCCTGACTGCAGTTTATACCAAAAAGAGCCTGGATCCAGAATTTCCAGTGTGCTGAGCACCCTAACTTGGCCCTCCGAAGATGATATGGTCCTTGCTGTGAACCAGCAAGGACAacctctgtcccctgtgtcccacTCAAGCCTACCTCTGGTGTCTGAGCCTGATGCCAAGCAGCTTCCTCATCCTCCTTTCCATGCCCAAAGGCCCAGTCAAGCTCAGGTGCCTGCACTCCATGCAAATCACCTTGTTCCACCTCCAGCCCCTGAAGGTTACCAGCTGCTGGCTCCTAGACCACACTCCAGGCCCCCCCCTAGCTGTGGGATGGATGATGGTAAGCTGAGAGCCATTCACTCTCCTCCAAGCCATCCTCTCCGAACTGCCACCTCTGCATCTGATGCCAACTCCGTGGCCTCTGCTTCTGATGGAGAAAGTCTAGCAGAGAGAGATGACCTTGTTCCAGTGAGTGGAGAGTGGGATCTTGGTGACTCAGATCCCCACGATACAGAGACTTCTGATGACTCAGGGGTCAGTTTGCTGACCAAAAGTTTTTTGGCTCTTGGAAATGAAATGTTGGTTGGCTGCTCTGACACCAACCCTGAAACAGCAGATCCCCACATGGATATAGAGAGTGGAAAATCCTCACCTGACCACCCTTCTTGGCCCTCGTTGGAAGGCCTGATAACATCCCCAGACTCCAAAAGCAGAGActctgcacagctccttccAATGCTTGCATTCACCAATCCTATCCACTTCCTCCAGCTCAGCCCTCCATCGCCACCGACCACCAGAACAACCTTCCAGGACGAGGAGCTGCGATGGGAGCAGCCCGCAGGTAGCTTCGGTGGGGACACAAAGAGCATCCAGGCTCCACGGGCAGtcacagagaaaacagaaggtgAGAGGAGGGTCAGGCAAAGGCTGGAAGGAGGAGATCACCAGCCAAAGGCAGAGAGGGCCAAACATGCACCCTTGGAAAAATCATCAAGTTGGCCAGACAAAAAAACTATTGGGGTAGCTGTGCAGGACCCAGCAGCCAATCAAGAAAACCCAGTTAAAAGCCGAGTAAAAACCAAGGACTGGCACCGTCAGGGCCTGAAGAGGATGTCAGTACCACCAGACATCTTGCAGC AGGTTTCTTCCGTTCCTTCAGAGGAAGAAGCTCACAAGGCACACAGGGAACCACCAGTCAGCTCAGAAACAGTTATAATGCG AGAGAAGAAACCTGCAGACACAACAGAGAACTTCAAGCGCCGGCACTCCAAACTGATCAACTCCT CAAGATTGCTGTATCAGGAGTACAGTGATGTGGCTCTGAACAAGGCCATCCAAAGCCAGAAGAGAGTGGATTATCCAGAGGATATAGAGTCAAGTTTCCCAAGTTCCCCGAGGCTACGGAGGAAGGTGCTGTCTCCCCAGGACTCATATTTGCAACGTCTGTCAGTCTCATCTAATGCATCCCTCTGGCAGGACATCCCCATGATACGGGGCAGCAGAATGCTGCTTAACATGTCCCGTGAGGACCAGAGGCTGCAAGAG GCCAAGTTTGAGCTGATAATATCTGAGGCTTCCTACCTGCGCAGTTTGAACGTGGCAGTGGATCACTTCCAGCGCTCGGCAGAGCTCCAGGCGATGCTCACCAACCAGGAGCGCCAGTGGCTCTTCTCCCGCCTCTCCGATGTGCGCGATGTCAGCGCCAG TTTCCTCTTTGACTTGGAGGAGAAATTTGAAGAGGACATGTTCACCTTCCGTGTGTGTGACGTGGCTCTGAAACACGCCCCTGACTTCCGCCGGGTGTATCTGCCATATGTGACAAACCAGACATATCAGGAGCAAACCTTCCAGAGGCTCCT AAATGGAAATGCAGGGTTCCAGCAAGTCCTGGAGAGATTGGAAAGTGATCCAGTGTGCCAGCGCCTCTCGCTTAAAtccttcctcatcctcccctTCCAGCGCATCACTCGACTCAAACTCCTCCTACAG AATATCCTGAAAAGAACTCGGCCCAAGTCTGAGGAGGAAGTGCAAGCAACGCAGGCCTACGATGCACTCGAAAAG CTCATCAAGGATTGCAATGAGAATGTCCAGCGCATGAAGAGCACTGAAGAGCTGATCTACCTCAGCCAGAAGATTGAATTTGAGTGTAAG ATATTCCCACTCATCTCACAGTCGAGGCGACTTGTGAAGTGTGGTGAATTGACAGCACTGGACTTCAACAACCTGAGTCCAAAATGGAAAGTCACGACCCGGCCCATCTACCTGCACCTTTTCAATGACTGTCTGCTCCTGTCTCGGCCCAAGGA GGGTGGACGTTTCGTTGTGTTTGACCACGCTGCTTTCTCATACGTGCGTGGGGAGAAGTGTGAGATGAAACTCCACGGGGCAAACAAGAATCTGTTCCGTCTCTTTCTGCTTCAGAACAACCAGGGAAAAAGAGTGGAATTCTTGTTTCGGACAGAGACACA CAGTGAGAAGCTGAGGTGGATCTCTGCTTTGGCTCCTCCGCGGGGAGAACCGGACCTCCTGGAATGCCCTG ATGCACCTCAGGTTCAGTGCATAAAGACTTACAAGGCTCGGGAAAACGATGagctggctttggagaaggcagATATCATCATGGTTATGCAGTACAGCAATGATG GGTGGATAGAAGGAGTAAAACTCTCAGACCGGGAGAGAGGCTGGTTCCCCTCAGAACACGTGGAAAACATCTCCAGCAAACACGTGCGGCAGAAGAACCTGAAGGAGGAGCAACGGGTGAAGAATGCCAAACAGCAGGTTTTCTGCAAGAAATAA